DNA from Ananas comosus cultivar F153 linkage group 12, ASM154086v1, whole genome shotgun sequence:
TACAAACCTATTAAATGACATACGTGAGAATTGAATATGGCCTCTTATAAAGTTTAGAATGTTTAtactttttcatatttttcagaaaatcaACTCTGATATCATGTATCGTccagaataataatatatatacgagAAAAAAATGTGTTTACTATATTTGCTGCATCAAAAATTGAGCACCAACATACCATCTCTATTTTCAATGAACCCTATTCAAGAAATAACTAAAGCAAGCCTTAGGAAGGATGTCCACACAATAACTACTCCATGAATATCACATGCTTTGATGTTTGGTAATAATCATTTAAATAAAACTCTCATTCTTAGAGTCAGCCTTAGGAAGGATCCCAAAGTCTCCATTGGAAATTTAAACaacaaaattaaagaagaatagTTCAAATCAAGACCTAAAATCTTACTCTTAGACCTCTCAAATTAATCTTCTAAACAAGCACATGGAAGTAGTCCACCAATTCATGCATGTGTTTTTCCGACTCTTTACCCTTCTTAATTGTCTTTTACTTGCTCTCACAATTTAGGACTCAATTGTTCCACACAAGTAAGAGGTTTGTGTGCCTCCAAGTAGAGCTTCtgtacttttctttctttttttgagaaatagatatatagtatgctattcgtttcgtttattttatttagaaataaacttaactggaaatatgaatcaattaggattcaaccttgaaacctcgggtaccaatcactaAACCCTTTACCACTTACGCTAGATACGGTCGGTGAGCTTCTATAGTTGGTTGGAGATCGAATTTGTGTTAGCATTTTCATTAAAAATCGCTCTACCAGCTTTAGATGTTTTTGAAAATAGAAAGTTTTCTCATTTTAACTTCTCCTCACAGCCAGAAACTGATCATATAACTTTTTGTCGGCTAAATGAGTCTTTTTTCTTATCAAATAGGGAAATCATTTCAGTAGCCGAACCAATTTAATAAACATATAACATGTAATTGTAGGCGACGATGCAATCCAAAATTTGTTCTTATGCTCATGTGAattgaatcctaattaattcaaaGGAAAATGGGGGAAGTGATAGACTTTGCAAAATATcaacaaaattttcttattCCTCCTACTTTTCAACCCAATGACTTTGAACCCTAACATCCATGAGCCATTTTAGGAAAAATTGTTCCCCTCATTACTAAAAGTCTAAttaatgatatattatataaggtGAGGGGTTTTGACTCTTGCGTTTTGACATCATGAGCCGTTGAAAATGGTCTATACGCGGCGGATATACCCCACGTGTCCGCCACTAGTAGGGCACGAGTTATTAGACATCATCTCTTTGGACTTTGACCATTTGTCATCAAGGCATCAACATCATGGCCAAACTTTGCAAAATTGAATTGGTAATGTgtgatcctcttttttttttttttctttctcctcctccattAGTCTTTGACCGAAATAGCCTGTTTTGTCCAATTTCAGCTTCTGCTTCAAGCTGCAGCTGTTTCTAATAAAGCAATTCGTATACAAAACAGTTTGGAGCTCCCGATTTAGTTTTCTGTTTCGTGTAGTTAGtttcaaacttaaaaaaatatggtCGGAAATTACCacgagaaaataaaaacaatgcGATGCAACTGGTCCAACCTAAAAGATCACTCTGCGATTATTATTATCGAGTTAAATTGTCAGATTTATTGATCTAATAGGTTATTGGCATCTGGTACGCAATCTTTCAATCGAGAGAACCGCCGACGAACATCGAACACGAATGCGACCTGCGggattttgattatttttccaACTAGTAATTAAGTCCGATTCAGACCCAACCCAAGTCTTATTGGACCAGCTAGCTTTGGTGGGAATCTAATAAGAAAGGGATATGCTGGCCAGTGAGTGAACACAACACTCAAAGGTGGCGCTAACCGCACTGTGTTATTATCATTACTGTACACCCCTCTCACACTGTTCACTTTACAAATTCCACTCCACCTTTGTCCTTATTTGCACAAGTGCGTGCTTTTGGAAATGGAGCACTTTGTTTCTGGAGCTTGTGGGGGAAACTAAAAGGGGAAAAAGGAAGAGTGTAGGATTGTGATGGAGGAAAAATACAGACCATACGAACTCATTGTATACAAGTTTGTAACAGATAAGGCGTGTTGTTGTTTTCGGTGGCGAAAACGGTGGTGGTGGGTTCCACTACCAATCTCATTTGACTGATCTTGAATcgtattcttttttctttttcttttttttctctctgaaaACTGTAACCAGTAGACCTCGTCGTGTGACACCACCAATTTTATTGGGCTGATAATGAATGGGCTTCGATCGTGTTGGATCGGGCCAACATGGATTTCAGTGTCCATCGGGCACTATATCAACTCGTATGATTATTTCTTCGGACAAGGAAATGAAAGAGCATGACCATACCATAGGATTGCCCCGTGCGTTGAATAATTGTACATGATAGTTTGCCCGAAGTTCATTTGGACGAATCCGGCCCGATATCTTAGGTTCGTAATCGGATTGAATATCGGATGATTCCGGATTCGAATCCAACTAATCGACAGGTCCGAACCATCTTATTAACCCGGCTCAACCCAACCGGATCGTTTTCCTGTTTGCGCCGCGGCGCCTTCCAACTCGGATTCGAACCGGAAATTCGATCATGGTGTTTCCCGCCGAACCCCACCTCGAGCATCCCGCGCCCAGTCGCGGGAGAGCCGCGGAGCAACGgtgcctcgccctcctccgccgcgtctcctccctctcctccctcctccaaaccctaaccttTCTCCTCAAATCCGGGCTCCAATCCAACCCCCTCGTCCTCACCTCCTTCGCCGTGTCCCTCGTCCTCTCCTCCCCCGCACCCCACCTCCTCGACACCTTCCTCTTCAACACCCTCATCCGCTCCCTCCCCCCGCCCCTCGCCCTGcgctccttctccctcctcctccgccgccgcctcctccccaACCGCTTCACCTTCCCCTTCCTCCTCAAGGCGTGCGCCTCCCTGCCCCCCGGACCCACCGCCCAGGCCCACGCCTCCGCCCTCAAGTTCGGCTTCGCCGCCGACTCCTTCGTCGAGAACACCCTCATCCACGCGtactccgcctcctcctccgacctCGCGTCCGCGCGCAAGGTGTTCGACAGAACCCCCCAGACGAGCCCCGTGACGTGGAGCGCCATGATCGGCGCCTGCGTCCGGGGCGGCCGCTCCGGCGacgccctcgccctcttccGGCGCATGCAGGAGCGCGGGGTCCGCCCCGACGACGTGGCCGTCATCAGCGTGCTCTCCGCGTGCTCCGACCTCGGCGCGCTCGAGCTCGCGCGGTGGCTCCGCCGCTACGTGGAGCGGTCCCGCATCCCCAAGTCGCCGGCGCTGTGCAACGCGCTGATCGACGCCCTGGCGAAGTGCGGCGACGCGGGCGCGGCGCGCGCGGTGTTCGACGAGATGCCGCGGCGCACGGTGGTGTCGTACACCGCCGTGATCGACGGGCTGGCGATGCAGGGGCGCGGGCGCGAGGCGGTGGGGGTGTTCGAGGGGATGGTGCGGGCGGGCGTGGCCCCGGACGACGTGGCGTTCATCGGGGTGCTGACGGCGTGCAGCCACAGCGGGCTGGTGGAGGAGGGGCTCCGGTGGTTCGGGGTGATGCGGGAGCGGTTCGGCATGGAGCCGAGGATGGAGCACTACGGGTGCGTGGTGGACATGCTGGGGCGGGCGGGGCAGGTGGAGCGGGCGGAGCGGTTCGCGCGGGCGATGCCGGTGGAGGCGAACGCGGTGGTGTGGCGGAGCCTGGCGGCGGCGTGCCGCGTGCACGGGCGCCCGGACGTCGGGGAGCGGATAGGCCGGCGGCTGATCGCGGAGGAGCCGGCGCGCGACTCGCACTACGTGATGCTGTCGAACGTGTACGCGGCGACGCGGCGGTGGGAGGAGAAGGGGCGGGTGCGCAGGCTGATGGGGCGGAGAGGGGTGCGGAAGGAGCCCGGCTGCAGCGCGGTGGAGATCGACGGCGAGGTCTTCGAGTTCGCGGCCGGGGGAGGAGGGGGATCGGGatcggaggcggaggcggaggtgtaCGCGATGGTGGAGGAGATGATGAGGGAGGCGAGGAGGGAGGGGTACGaggcggtggaggcggaggtGCTGGCGGACGTGGAGGAGGGGGATGGGGAGGCGGGGGCGCTGCGCTGGCACAGCGAGAAGATCGCGGTGGCGTTCGCGCTGCTGCGGTCGCCGCGCGGGGCCGCCGTGCGGGTGGCGAAGAACCTGCGGGTGTGCGCCGACTGCCACCTCGCGATCAAGCTGGTCGCCAAGGCCTACGCGCGGGAGATTGTGCTCAGGGATCGGAGCCGCTTCCACTGCTTCAAGGATGGCATTTGCTCCTGCGGGGATTTTTGGTGATTattacaatttttctttttctttttgaattttctctGCCCTTCTGAATTTTGCTGTCCATTATTTTGTATCTGTGATTCTGTATCCATCatattatcatttattatttttgaaaagttttattCCTCATGAAGGAAACAGTTATAGGTGGGTCGTATCCGAATAAGGGCCCATTTTGAATGAACAGATAACTTAAGTTGTACATTCCTTCAATTTacgtaaataaaaaatatataagatttaGCAGATGAATTTAGTCGATGAGAAGTACTtttaaatatgtataataaatatCATATTTGACTTTCTACTTTCaagccgtttatttttaaaataaaaagcatTCAACTTCTTAAACGAACATACTATTCTACTAAATCATAACACGAAACcgttttaaaaaacaaaaattaaattactaatTATTAGTCCTACAAACCCCTGCCCAACAACATTTCTTTTCTAAGAAATAGCGAAAGCGAATCAAGAGAGATAATCAGCAACCAACCTATGGTAGGTAATCTGCAATGAGATAAACAAGAACATCATCCTGAGTTGGCACATTCCTATAGAGTACAACTTTTCAGTCCGGTATGCAATTAGAAAAATTGAGCTTCTTCAaccgaaaaagaagaagaaaatcttGGAAATATAAAAGGATTGTTGGTTTAAAGAAATAGCAAGTAACGAACTGGCTCTGTAAAAATGATTCCAATTGTGCCGACGCTTAAGTGCTTTAACTCTCTCTCTGGCTGAAGACTAACAAACACTAAGTTAGGTGTGAATTTTCCATATTCCAAGCCCATAGCCGACTCGAATCAGAATAAGCTCGAATAGCATGTGCGCGATGCTCGTCAGGCGCACTTTTGACCCGGGTATCTCAGACCAGTTGACCGAGATCTCGAGCATTGGGATCCTGAGTTTCTTGCACAAGTACACAAGCTCAACGTCGAAACACCACCTAGCATTAAAAGTAATGTGTCATCAAAATAACTTCACATTTGGCTTCTGCAGAACATGTTATACATCTTTGCACTTTGCAGTCACAGAAGTAGTAGTTGATAACATTCAAGTATAGTTAAATAACATTTCTGCAATTCACGATTATCATTTGAAGGAAACAAGGTTCATCCAAGTACACCAATTCATTTTCAAGGAGAGTAAAGGAATTTACTGAGATGACAGACATAGCAGATTTACCTCTTCAATCTGATATTTGTGAACAACTTCCGAGCAGCAGCCCTCGTGAACATCTTAAAACCGCACTGTAGGAGGGAACCAAGTCATATGATAAGTAAAAGGAATATTATGGAGATCTCGAAATCAGGCTTACAAAAGAGAACACGAACAACTACATCACAATCATCATTAAACATATTTAGCCATcgtttattataaaaataccTGTGTGTCTCGAATTCCATGGCCTGCAGTCAGTAAAACTACTAGATGGAAACCCTTCATTAGGAAGTTCCGGTACCATTTCCTCTGAAAAAGGAAATACAAGAAACACATAAGAAAATAAtgccctaaaaaataaaattacatataaCAGCACTATAGGATATCTGGTCTAGCTGGAGCTGCAATAAAAGTGATTTTCAACTAGAGCGGTTTAGAGACACGATAAGAGCTCCTTCACTCGAATAGCCTCAAAAGGTTTTTGATGCAGTAGcagtagaagcttcaaatttgaACTTCTGATGTGGGGCCTAGGAGCTCATTTCATCACCCAAACCAAAGCAAACACACTACTTTTGGTGTTGGAAACCGTGACTATTGCTTCTCGGAGTAGATAAGGAGTTCATCAAGCCACACCTAACTGtttctaaaaaaagaaatgatttaAGGGTTGGAGCAAAAAGGAACAAACTGTAGCAAGAGCCTGCTTCTCCAAATGAGCCCGTGAACCACATGCAGCAATTTCAGTGTCTGAGAGATTTGAACTTGAACTAGTAGTAGTAGAAGCAACTGAGTTGACTTTGTTGACACTTCTAGCCAATTCATGTATCTACAGTAAACAGGTAGATTAAAACCACAGCATCTTAATTGCAATCGCCGCCagaaaatttcatatttcaagaaattacaaatttaagttTGGGCCAGACCTGAGATTCAAGCTTTTCTAGGTCGGTCACCTTGGTTGCCCCATCAGCATCGAGCATTAAAAGTAGTTCACCACGTGAGTGGAGCATTCCCTGTTTAGACAATGCTTTCGCAAAATTGGGAAGCATCAATCAGAATTTAATTCAACACAACTTAACAGTTGAAAGATATAAATATACTGAGTTGATTCAAAGGAAAGGTGGAAAGGGAAAgtaatggaaaaagaaaagagactAACTTTTCTGATAGCTTCTCCTTTTCCATGGTTTCTGCGAAGTAGAAGAACCCTCACATTATCGATCTTGTACTTCCTCACATAGTCAAATGCTACTTTTGCTGTACGATCAGTACTTCCATCATCAACTATCAACACCTATAAAGAATATAAAATCCAGAAGAGATCTCAACATTCTTCAAGAGATTAGAAAAGCATACTACCATGCCATAAGGAAAAGTATGATTTATTAATTCAGCAAGTTATCCATGCAAGCATATACTCAAAACCTAACCCTAGCTTGCCTGATCCAGGTCATATAGATACAGAGTCAATGGAGATGCACCAAGAATCAGCCCTACTCCCACCCATACATCCGTGCATATTTATATTGCAAACTATCTTGCTAAGgacaatattttataaatagcaTTCTCAACACTGAAATCAAACAATTAATACTAAACTTTGAAACAGGGTCTTAACTTATTGACtataaagaatgtaaaagaatgtaaCAAACCACTCAAAGTATATTTAGCCTTTACTATGTAGTATTAGATTAAATAAAAAGCGACCATTGCTTTCCTCTCTTGCCTAAGGGGACACGTAAATGCTGCTTCCATcccaacaaaaaggaaaaaaggggaGAAAATAAAGCAGTCTAGGTGCAAAACAAGACTAATTCACAGGAACAATATATCTTCTTCTTTGTGCAATAGTGAATGTCTGATTGACTTTACATGCGATCATATGCAGAGACCAAATTCAACTTGAGTTTAGACATAGATATCAGTCTCATTGTTGTTCAATGAGTTGAATATACTTGAGTTTCTGAGTTTCCTATGTACCTCATAAGTAAAGGACTTTTCTGTTGCTGAACGTTGTTGTAGATAACTGCAAAAAAGGGAGAAAGATGTTTATAAGTAGCAAACTTCAAGCCCCACGTTATCAACCCCCACCCCCCACACCCCCACTCTTTCCcccttttctcctcttttctccttttctctatatatatatatatatatatatatatatatatatatatatatatatatatatatatattacctatTTATTATACAAAGCTATGGTAGAACAAAGGGAAAATACTAACAGCAGTCAATGGCTTAAAGAAAACATGCAGTAGAAAATTCATCTATCAGACTTACCTCAGTGTTTCATCAAGAGTTCCAGGAAGCCTATGCTCCTCATTATATGCAGGAATAATCAATGAGATGTACTTTTCAGCAGGATCAAAAATTGAAGGGCAAGGGACCTGGCAAATGTAATTTAGATATTATTAGTGCTAAAATAAGCTAAAAAATTGCTTGAAAATTGTTATATCATGTATAAAGCATGGTCTCAAAAGCTGCGAGGGGTTAACAGAGAAATGAAGTCCTGCCTTATACTTGCTAGTTGCTATTATGTACGTGTGCTTAAATCAGAGGTACATCAAGATTCGGTATCAAGTAAGCagcatgagagagagaaagataaggtTCTTGTTCTGTTGTAAAAATATTTGACCAAATATGCACAGATATCTACTATAATTAGAACAAATAACAATAAGTAGTTATGCTTctggaaaaacaaaaagaagggAAGATGTCATTCAACTGCTTTATTTATATTCTGCCATTAgagtcagattttttttttccccgctCAACATTCTAACTAGATTTCAGAGCACAAATCGTTGTCATTTTAGTTTCTTCTCGTTTCAGTATCCCCTAAACATAAAATGAAGAAAAGCATTAAGGGGCGCACAGTGTGCACAAAGCTCTTGCCGTGCAAGCTCCACGGATTGCAAGGCTTACATAACTTTATTTTGAATGCCCAAGAGATAATTTCCATAACATGAATCCGCCAAAAAAACATGGGTCTACCATTGAACAATATGGATCTACTTTGTACACCAAGTGACGCTATTATGACTTATGAGTAAAACCTACATGATGAAATTTTCCCAAGAAGCAGGAGAACTACTATCCATTCTCCTAGTAGCACTTCTCAGCACGGCACTTCATCACGCAGGACTACATACACCCTACAACAGGGCCAAACAGGCTCGTAAACAAACATACAATTTAGTCGCACCGGTTCAGttaccagaaaaaaaaaaaaaaaggggaaagacGCCATTAAATCATTTTATCTCTTCTAACCTAAAAATTCTAAGTAATTCATCAAGTATCAAATTTTGCATCACATAGAATACTCACCACTCCTTGTAATCAAAGCATGAGCAACCAATCGATTCCATCAAACTTTTCAAgacaaaatttaacaaatttccAAAACAAATGCGCATCGATGACATTCTCACCTTCTTCAATGAGTTGGGATCCTCGAAGAACGCATCTGAAACAGCGTCTCTCTCCAACCTGAATCAAAATCCGAAACAAATCATACATATTTCGATTCCCACGCTCCAAGGAGAGGTAAAATCCGATCAAGACCTCGCGATCGGGatgggaaatgagagaggggggAACTTACGAGTGCTTGCATCCGATCTTCCTCACGTACTCGAGCAGGAAAGCGGAAACGCCGAGCACCATGACCACAACCTGCGAATGGGAAGAGAGCAATAAAGAATGAgcagcgagagagagagagagagggggggattagggtttaggggagaggggggaggagacgaacgagagagaagaggaggagggagagggagagggagaaggggaggaggtggtggtggtggtggtgagtcGCGGGCGAggccatcgtcgtcgtcgtcgtcgtcgccgccccgCTCCGCGCCGATGAGCCCAACTTATACTTGGTCTACGGATGAGCCATCAACATATTACGTACTACTACGGTTAGCCTAGTCCTTAACAAATCTaccccggcccggcccggcccattACGCTCGGCCCTTTTACCcgctttcttaattttttaaaaataaaccgAGTTAGAAATATAGAGCAGATTCTGAACTTGAAATTTTGGGCATCTGATATAATTTTTGATCTACATAATTAAAGAGTTTAGAGAAAAAATCACATGGTCTTTgcaaaatattatttgatttgCGGGAAATGGCTctccaaaatttatatatatttttttatatttataacaagCATATTTTGCTTTTGAAACTTCGCTATTTTTCAGTATGATGTATCAGTGTATGAGATATGCGTATACATCCAGCGCATGTAACAATTTGTCATTCTCAAGAATGTCTATGAGAtcaaagtttgatttttaatgAAGTGAGATGCCATTTCAGGTCTAATATTATTTATCATTATATTTGGTTTACAGCAGTGTCTCTAAAATAGGAGTATTGTTGTAATTAACAGCAAATTGAACTTTCCAAGACTAACTCAtctgaaacaaaaaaatttcacttaaCGCAAACATTAggattcaaattccaaattaaaAGGAAAACAAGATTGTTGTAATCAGCAGCAAATTGAACTTTCCAAGACTAACTCACCTGAAACAAATACTTCCACTCGCGCAAACATTAAGATTCGATTTCTAAACTGAAACGAAAACACGAATATCCAAACAAAACAGTTCCAAGAACAGCTAAAGCAAAAAGTACACGCTCGCTCCTAAACTGTCCAAATCAGTATTCAGCAGTCCTGCAACTACAAAGAAAATCCTGGACCCACAAAAACGACAGAAAGGAAAAACGTTTCAAACGAGTGCCATGCACTCCAAAGAAGAACCAAGAACTAGGACGTATTTGCATTCACAGGCCCAGAGATTGTacccaaaaaaggaaaaagaaagcaGGGGGTTCAATGCACCGCACATCTTCATCTTCATAACAAGGCCCAGCTATTCTCCTCTCGTATCTCTGCTTCTTCCTCAGGGGTGAAATCGTTCTCAATATTAAAGAGCTTTCGTATCTCTTCTACGCTCTTCCCCCGAATCATGCTCGCAATCTTCTGGCAACATGAGTCCAACAAGTCCTCGACCACCATAAAATTCGCCACCTGAAATTTACACAGAATTAGAATTATCATTCAATTGCTAGTATAcatgtaatatatatacatatatatatgaactagtATATATAACGTATTTGCATTTACAGCGCACAGATCACTTACAGTAAATTTAGTTTGTTTCAAATTTACCAAATGAGATATACAATTACACGAATCAATCAGGAGATCTCATTAATCTTTCTAGCAATGCTACTTGTAGACTAgtcttataattatttattcttatttttttcaatcctaaagaatcaaaagaattgattcaaaattttgatttcttgcAAGTGCAAACAAATTTTCTGAGAGTAGGAAACAATAACTATTAAGCTTTAAACCATAGTGACTAAAAGGGAGAACAAACTCTTACGGTCGAGATATCGTAGAGCGTGTTCACAGGGACGTTCAGGAAGCTGTGGTCCCAGCGCTCGAGATCCAGCTTCGCGGCGGCCAGGTCGCTCTCTGTTCGGTCGCCGGCGGCCTCGAATTCGGCGTGCTTCGTGCAGTATTCGAAGACCTTTTCAAGGATTTCAGCGGTGGCTAGTGGGATCGGGATGGCGGGGTCGTCTCCGGTGAGCTCCATGACGTTCTTTATCAACGTCGCCCGGGTCGCCACCGTCTCCGGCACCTCCATTAGTTTGTCGTCGCAGCTCCTGATCTTAACCAGCCTCtccattctttctttttctctctctctctctctctctctgtttacTATCGTTGTGTATGTGATCTGGTACGCTCATGGTGTTGTATTTAACTATTTATAGGCATTAGTCCTCGTTGGATTAGGATTGAAACGGTATTAGGATAAGGAAttctattagaatttttttttctccttctttttttaaggaaaaaacaGTTTTAGAAAGGATTATGCTCTGAAGATTGGATTGGCGGTTGCTACCAACTAATAAACCGGTAGTGTTAACAACTAACTTGAATAAAAGATATTCatcataaaagaaaacaactgaaaaaaaaagaaaaaaaagaaaaaaaggaaaacaactGAAGTTTAGATTGTAACTGAACGAACGGCCGCAATTGCACGGTGCATCTAACGATCTGTTGCTATCGGATAAGTATTTGAGACATAATTGGCTGCAATTTGATCAAAATCTCataactgttaattttttttagaccACCACTAAATATTGATCAAAATTATCACTACTATcgaattaaattctaaatttaagatATTAATAACAATTTAGTATTAGATGTGGTGTATGAGATGTGCAATGCATCAAAAATCGGGAAAAAATTATGTAGAGTAGATCAGTGAAGAGCATGTAATTTTTGTTGGTCAAAACGGTCAAACGTCGTACTGCGGCCAACCTCAGAATAAGGAGCGAATGCCATGCCCTTTTTATCCTCGTTTCTAATTTTGGGGGAGAATAAAATTAGCGTGAGCTAATAATAATCGTGCGGGATAAATGGGAATGGATAGCTATTCTCACCTctacgtcgtcgtcgtcgacctcctcctcctcctcctccaatggAGCCTCCTCCAATGGCGACCAAAACCGTAGCTCTc
Protein-coding regions in this window:
- the LOC109718723 gene encoding pentatricopeptide repeat-containing protein At4g21065-like, encoding MVFPAEPHLEHPAPSRGRAAEQRCLALLRRVSSLSSLLQTLTFLLKSGLQSNPLVLTSFAVSLVLSSPAPHLLDTFLFNTLIRSLPPPLALRSFSLLLRRRLLPNRFTFPFLLKACASLPPGPTAQAHASALKFGFAADSFVENTLIHAYSASSSDLASARKVFDRTPQTSPVTWSAMIGACVRGGRSGDALALFRRMQERGVRPDDVAVISVLSACSDLGALELARWLRRYVERSRIPKSPALCNALIDALAKCGDAGAARAVFDEMPRRTVVSYTAVIDGLAMQGRGREAVGVFEGMVRAGVAPDDVAFIGVLTACSHSGLVEEGLRWFGVMRERFGMEPRMEHYGCVVDMLGRAGQVERAERFARAMPVEANAVVWRSLAAACRVHGRPDVGERIGRRLIAEEPARDSHYVMLSNVYAATRRWEEKGRVRRLMGRRGVRKEPGCSAVEIDGEVFEFAAGGGGGSGSEAEAEVYAMVEEMMREARREGYEAVEAEVLADVEEGDGEAGALRWHSEKIAVAFALLRSPRGAAVRVAKNLRVCADCHLAIKLVAKAYAREIVLRDRSRFHCFKDGICSCGDFW
- the LOC109718724 gene encoding dolichyl-phosphate beta-glucosyltransferase, with the protein product MASPATHHHHHHLLPFSLSLSLLLFSLVVVMVLGVSAFLLEYVRKIGCKHSLERDAVSDAFFEDPNSLKKVPCPSIFDPAEKYISLIIPAYNEEHRLPGTLDETLSYLQQRSATEKSFTYEVLIVDDGSTDRTAKVAFDYVRKYKIDNVRVLLLRRNHGKGEAIRKGMLHSRGELLLMLDADGATKVTDLEKLESQIHELARSVNKVNSVASTTTSSSSNLSDTEIAACGSRAHLEKQALATRKWYRNFLMKGFHLVVLLTAGHGIRDTQCGFKMFTRAAARKLFTNIRLKRWCFDVELVYLCKKLRIPMLEISVNWSEIPGSKVRLTSIAHMLFELILIRVGYGLGIWKIHT
- the LOC109718079 gene encoding SKP1-like protein 1B — protein: MERLVKIRSCDDKLMEVPETVATRATLIKNVMELTGDDPAIPIPLATAEILEKVFEYCTKHAEFEAAGDRTESDLAAAKLDLERWDHSFLNVPVNTLYDISTVANFMVVEDLLDSCCQKIASMIRGKSVEEIRKLFNIENDFTPEEEAEIREENSWALL